A genomic region of Persephonella marina EX-H1 contains the following coding sequences:
- the cdaA gene encoding diadenylate cyclase CdaA — MFESLDWLVNVITSIKWYDVIDILIVAVIIYYLLKFLIGTRGWQILIGIFFILSLWLLAKILQLRTVEWIFDNLWTIGIFLLIVVFQPEIRRGLAKIGETGIFRGLFLSRKKVIDEVIRAATFMAERKIGALIVFERTIDLDNYTEGCVKLNADTSLELLISIFIPQTPLHDGAVIIRDQKIALARCFLPLTINPNIPKNIGTRHRAAIGITEETDAVALVVSEERGEISLAVDGKLYKGLDSLTLRNKLIDLLGIEKRDTVEVILGRFKKGKKGKKWKK; from the coding sequence TTGTTTGAAAGTTTAGACTGGCTTGTTAATGTGATAACTTCAATAAAATGGTATGACGTAATAGATATACTGATCGTTGCTGTTATCATATACTACCTTCTTAAGTTCCTGATAGGAACAAGAGGCTGGCAGATACTTATCGGTATATTTTTCATACTTTCACTCTGGCTCCTTGCAAAGATACTACAGCTCAGAACTGTAGAATGGATATTTGATAATCTCTGGACGATAGGTATATTTCTCCTTATTGTTGTTTTCCAGCCTGAGATAAGGAGAGGTCTGGCAAAGATAGGTGAGACAGGGATTTTCAGAGGCCTTTTCCTCTCAAGGAAAAAGGTTATAGATGAGGTTATAAGGGCTGCAACATTTATGGCTGAAAGGAAGATAGGGGCTCTTATCGTTTTTGAGAGGACTATAGATCTTGATAACTATACAGAAGGTTGTGTAAAGCTTAATGCTGACACAAGTCTTGAGCTTTTAATATCAATATTCATACCACAGACACCATTACATGATGGTGCTGTTATAATCAGGGATCAGAAGATAGCCCTGGCAAGATGTTTTCTCCCTTTAACAATAAACCCGAACATACCAAAAAATATAGGAACGAGGCATAGGGCGGCTATAGGTATAACTGAGGAGACTGACGCTGTTGCTCTCGTTGTTTCAGAGGAAAGGGGAGAGATATCACTTGCTGTTGATGGAAAGCTTTATAAAGGTCTTGACTCTTTGACTTTAAGAAATAAGCTTATAGACCTTCTTGGAATAGAGAAGAGGGACACAGTTGAGGTTATACTGGGAAGATTTAAAAAAGGTAAAAAGGGTAAAAAATGGAAAAAATAA